The genomic DNA TATGGCTATGGACCAACAGCAAGGTCAATCCTATGATGAAAATCAGATACAGGTTTTAGAAGGGTTAGAGGCCGTCAGAAAGAGACCGGGTATGTATATCGGTTCCACAAGCGGTCGAGGCTTGCACCATCTCGTGTGGGAAATCGTCGATAACAGTATTGATGAAGCACTCGCAGGATACTGTGATCACATCGAGGTCATCATCGAGAAAGACAACAGCATTACCGTCAAAGATAACGGACGTGGTATCCCGGTCGGAATCCACGAGAAAATGGGACGTCCCGCAGTCGAAGTCATCATGACGGTCCTTCACGCCGGAGGTAAATTCGGCGGCGGCGGATACAAAGTGTCCGGCGGACTTCACGGTGTAGGGGCATCCGTCGTGAACGCCCTGTCCACCGAGCTTGAAATCTATGTGCACCGGGAAGGACACATCCACTATCAGAAATTCGAGAAGGGTGTTCCGAGCTTTGATTTGAAGGTGATCGGCGATACGGATAAAACCGGGACGATCATCCACTTCACACCGGATCCCGAGATTTTCACGGAAACGACGGAGTATGATTATGATACCCTCGCAAACCGGATCAGGGAGCTTGCCTTCCTGAACAAGGGAATCCAGATCAGCATTGAAGATAAGCGCGGAGAAGAACCACGCCGTAAGGATTTCCACTACGAAGGTGGAATCAAATCCTACGTGGAGCATTTGAACCGCACGAAGGAAGTCATCCACGAAGAGCCGATCTTCATTGAAGGTGAGCGGGATGACATCACCGTTGAAATCGCTATTCAATACAATGATGGATTTGCCAGCAATATTTACTCATTTGCGAATAACATCCATACCCATGAAGGTGGTACCCACGAATCAGGCTTCAAGACGGCACTCACACGGGTCATCAATGATTACGCAAGAAAGAACAGCGTCTTCAAAGACAGTGATGCCAACCTTTCAGGAGAAGACGTTCGTGAAGGACTCACTGCGATCATCTCCATCAAGCACCCGGATCCACAGTTCGAAGGTCAGACCAAGACGAAGCTCGGAAACTCCGAAGCCCGTCAAATCACGGATACGCTATTCTCCGAGCATCTTGAAACCTTCCTTCTGGAGAACCCGGTGGTCGCGCGTAAGGTCGTGGAAAAAGGACTCATGGCTGCACGTGCACGTATGGCTGCCAAAAAAGCCCGTGAGCTCACGCGCCGTAAGAGTGCACTGGAAGTTTCAAGCCTGCCTGGTAAACTGGCAGACTGTTCGTCCAAGGACCCTGGTATCAGCGAAATATATGTGGTTGAGGGTGACTCAGCCGGTGGATCTGCGAAACAGGGCCGTGACCGTCACTTCCAGGCCATTCTTCCACTGCGTGGTAAGATCATCAATGTGGAAAAAGCACGCCTTGATAAAATCCTCTCCAACAATGAAATCCGCGCCATCATCACAGCGCTTGGAACAGGAATCGGAGAAGATTTCGATCTATCGAAGGCGCGCTATCATAAAGTCGTCATCATGACGGATGCCGATGTCGACGGTGCCCATATCCGGACGCTGCTTCTGACATTCTTCTATCGTTACATGAGGCAGATCATCGAAGCGGGTTACATCTACATCGCACAGCCGCCATTGTATAAGGTCCAGCAGGGCAAGAGGATCCAGTACGCTTACAATGACAAAGAACTCGACAGGATCCTCGGGGAGATCTCCCCGACACCGAAACCGGGCATCCAGCGTTACAAAGGTCTTGGTGAGATGAATCCGGAACAGCTTTGGGAAACAACCATGGATCCGCAGTCACGGACGCTTCTCCAAGTCAGCCTTCAGGACGCCATCGAGGCAGACGAAACGTTCGAGATCCTCATGGGTGACAAAGTAGAACCGCGCCGGAACTTCATCGAAGAAAACGCCGCCTACGTCAAAAACCTGGATATCTAAAGAAAAGCGGACGGGCTTCGCCCTGGGGCGACAGCTTACGACCTCGAGCCCCAAAGCCCGTTAACCTAAACGAAAATTCCCTAAAATGATCAGGATAGACTGAAACTCTATCCTGTCTTTTACATAGTGGACAAGAAAAAATGAGAAAGAATCCATCTTTCTTCAAAAGGAGGTCCCTTTAACTATGGCAGAAACACCACAGTCTAATGTTCAAGAGATTAATATTAGTAATGAGATGCGCTCATCGTTCCTGGATTATGCCATGAGCGTTATCGTCTCCCGTGCCCTACCTGATGTCCGTGACGGCCTGAAGCCTGTTCACCGAAGGATCCTCTATGCGATGAACGACCTTGGTATGACCGCGGATAAAGCCTATAAGAAATCGGCTCGTATCGTCGGGGAAGTCATCGGTAAGTATCATCCGCATGGTGACTCGGCCGTTTACGATACGATGGTGCGTATGGCACAGGATTTCAACTATCGCTATATGCTCGTGGATGGACACGGGAACTTCGGTTCGGTGGACGGGGACGCTGCGGCGGCCATGCGTTACACAGAAGCCCGTATGTCCAAGATCTCGATGGAGCTGATCCGCGACATCAATAAAGACACGATTGATTATAAAGACAACTATGATGGTACCGAGCGTGAGCCGGAAGTGCTTCCTGCCCGTTTCCCTAACCTGCTTGTGAATGGTTCCTCAGGGATTGCCGTCGGGATGGCCACCAATATACCTCCCCATAATCTCGGGGAAGTGATCGATGCGATCCTTGCTGTCAGCCGGGATGGGGAAATCACAATTCCTGAGCTCATGGAATATGTTCACGGACCTGACTTCCCTACCGCAGGACTGATTGTCGGCAGAAGCGGAATCCGCCGTGCATACGAAACAGGTAAAGGCTCCGTTACCATGAGGGCCCGTGTGGAAATCGAAGAGAAGAGCAACGGGAAAGAGACGATCATCGTCCACGAAATCCCTTATCAGGTCAACAAAGCGCGTCTTATCGAGAAGATTGCCGAGCTTGTGCGCGATAAGCGGATTGAAGGAATCACCGATCTTCGCGATGAATCCGACCGTAATGGGATGAGGATCGTCATAGAAGTTCGTAAGGATGCCAATGCCAACGTTCTTCTGAACAATCTATATAAACAAACGTCCCTGCAAACGAGCTTCGGGATCAACCTCCTTGCTCTTGTAGGCGGACAGCCTAAAGTCTTGAACCTTAAGCAGTGCCTGGTGCATTATCTTGATCACCAGCGTATCGTGATCCGACGCAGGACGGAATTCGAGCTTCGGAAAGCAGAAGCCCGTGCCCACATCCTCGAAGGTTTGCGTATCGCCCTGGATCACATTGATGAGATTATTGCGTTGATTCGTCGTTCACAAACCACTGATATCGCCAAAGAAGGACTCATGGAGAACTTCTCCCTATCCGATAAACAAGCTCAAGCGATCCTGGACATGCGTCTACAACGTTTGACTGGTCTGGAAAGAGAGAAGATCGAAGATGAGTACCAAGAGCTTGTAAAACTCATCAATGAGTTGAAAGCAATTCTTGCTGATGATGAGAAGGTACTCGAAATCATCCGTGAAGAGCTGCTTGAGATCAAAGAACGCTTCAACGACAGCCGCCGTTCTGAAATCGTAGCCGGCGGAATTGAAAATATCGAAGATGAAGATTTGATCCCTCGTGAAAATATCGTGGTATCCCTTACTCATAACGGATACATCAAGCGCCTTCCGGTTTCGACATACCGCAGCCAGAAGCGTGGAGGACGCGGTATTCAAGGGATGGGTACGAATGGGGAGGACTTCGTTGAAAACCTCTTGACTACTTCCACCCACGATACGATCCTCTTCTTCACGAATAAAGGGAAGGCCTACAAGGCGAAGGGATATGAGATTCCTGAGTTCAGCCGAACGGCTAAAGGCCTGCCGATCATCAATCTTCTCGGCGTCGAGAAGGATGAGTGGATCAATGCCATGATTCGTATCGAAGAGTTTGTCGATGATTGGTATCTGTTCTTCACAACGAAGCAGGGGATTTCCAAGCGTACGCCGGTTTCGGACTTCGCCAATATCCGTACGAACGGTCTAATCGCCATCAATCTGAGGGAACAGGATGAACTGATTTCTGTCAGATTGACCGATGGGGACAAGGATATGATCATCGGTACGAAGAATGGTCTCCTTATCAGGTTCCCAGAGACCGATGTCCGGTCCATGGGAAGGACGGCTACCGGTGTCAAAGGGATCAACCTGAGCGACGATGATCACGTCGTCGGCATGGAAATCCTTGAAGAAACCAATGATGTGCTGGTTGTCACCGTCAATGGGTACGGTAAACGTACACCTGCAAGCGAGTACCGCATCCAGACACGTGGCGGTAAAGGATTGAAAACATTGAACGTGACAGAGCGGAACGGTGAACTCGTTGCCGTCAAAGCTGTAACGGGTGAAGAAGACCTCATGCTCATTACGGCTCAAGGTGTCATGATCCGCATGGACGTCAATGATATCTCTACCACCGGCCGTAACACCCAAGGGGTCAAACTGATCCGTCTCCAAGATGGTGAATTTGTATCTACCGTGGCTAAGGTGGAGAAGGAAGACGAAGAAACCACCCCGCCGGTCGAAACGGCAGATGACCTCGACCCACAGGAACAACCGGGTGACGATTCAGAAGAATAACTAGCAAGAATGAAAATGCCTCCGCCGAGCGGGGGCGTTTTTTTCGTGGAAAGAAGCGACAAAGTCCCCCGCTCGGCCCTTTTTATTGGTAAAATAAACTAAAAATAGTACCGAGGGAGTCAGAGCCGTGAAAATTAAACGTCAGGATGCAAGAGTTGGACATCTGGTATCAGAAGATATAATGGGAATGACCTCTGTTCCACTGATCATGAAAGGCACGGTCTTGACCGACCAGCACATAAAAGCATTGCGCGCATTCAATATCCAAGAATTAACCGTGGAGAGTGCAGGGGATTTACTGAAGGCAACTCCTCCTGCCCAGCAAGGTGAAAGAGATGAGCGGAAGGTGGAATCCACCCCGTTCCTTACGCGGTACATGAAGTCAGTAGAGGATTATAAAAAGGAATTTGTGAAGTGGCAATCGGGCATGGCAGTCGATATTGCTAAAATACGAGAAATCCTCCTCTCTGTATTGGCAGAGGTCCAGGAATCCCCTACTTTGATTCACACGGTGATCCAGGTGCAATCCAAGCCGGATTATCTCTATCATCATGCCATGGCCACTGCCCTCCTCAGCATGCTGATCGGAAAGAAGCTGGGGATAGACGACACCCAGAGCACCCAGCTTGGGTTGGGGGCAGCCCTATCAAACTGTGGAATGGCAAAAATCAGTTCAATCATTCTTAAAAAGGAACGTCCACTGACAGAAAGAGAATTTAGTGAAGTGAAGATGCATCCTGTCCATAGTTATAAACTGATCAAAGACTCTCCTCTTTTAAAAAGCGAAACCAAGCTCGCCATCCTCCAGCATCATGAGCGGTATGACGGGACCGGTTATCCTTCGAGGGAAAAAGGAGACCGCGTTCATCTGTATGCCCAGATCATCGGAATTGCAGATATCTTCCACGCCATGAGCTCGGATCGACTCTATAAAACCAAACAACCGATCTTCAAAGTGCTAGATATTATAAGAAAGGACCACTTTGGTCAATTCCCTCCGCAGGTCGTCACGGGTCTCCTCGGTTTGATCAGTGGACTGAGTACAGGGACAGGAGTACGACTTACTTCCGGTCATCAGGGGAAGGTGGTATTCACCCAATCCCACTCACCGACAAGACCGATCATAAAATTGGAGGGGTCAGAAGAACTCCTCGATTTGTCTAAGCAGCAGGACGTACATATAGCAGAAGTCCTCTCATGAGGAAAGGCCCGCTGCCGATCTGCTAGCGGGCTGATTCTTTTTAGACTGCCAATAACCATGGAGGAACAAGAGGGAAAACTTCGTATTAAAAGAATAGATTTCTAATGGATAAAAGTTTTTGAAATAAGTCTTGCAATCTCCTTAGATCCTGTATATAATAATATTTGTTGTCCGAAAGGGAAGTTACTTATTCGAAAGAAACGCGAGAAAATAATTAACAAAAACCCTTGACGCAGAACGAAAGATGCGATATAATATAAAAGTTGCTTCGAGAAAAGCAACGAACATTTGAACCTTGAAAACTGAACAAAACAAGACAAACACGTCAACGTTAATTCTAGATTTATTTTTAAAAGAGCTATTCAAACTTTTTATGGAGAGTTTGATCCTGGCTCAGGACGAACGCTGGCGGCGTGCCTAATACATGCAAGTCGAGCGGATCGATGGGAGCTTGCTCCCTGAGATCAGCGGCGGACGGGTGAGTAACACGTGGGTAACCTGCCTGTAAGACTGGGATAACTCCGGGAAACCGGGGCTAATACCGGATAACACCTACCCCCGCATGGGGGAAGGTTGAAAGGTGGCTTCGGCTATCACTTACAGATGGACCCGCGGCGCATTAGCTAGTTGGTGAGGTAATGGCTCACCAAGGCGACGATGCGTAGCCGACCTGAGAGGGTGATCGGCCACACTGGGACTGAGACACGGCCCAGACTCCTACGGGAGGCAGCAGTAGGGAATCTTCCGCAATGGACGAAAGTCTGACGGAGCAACGCCGCGT from Rossellomorea marisflavi includes the following:
- the gyrB gene encoding DNA topoisomerase (ATP-hydrolyzing) subunit B, whose translation is MDQQQGQSYDENQIQVLEGLEAVRKRPGMYIGSTSGRGLHHLVWEIVDNSIDEALAGYCDHIEVIIEKDNSITVKDNGRGIPVGIHEKMGRPAVEVIMTVLHAGGKFGGGGYKVSGGLHGVGASVVNALSTELEIYVHREGHIHYQKFEKGVPSFDLKVIGDTDKTGTIIHFTPDPEIFTETTEYDYDTLANRIRELAFLNKGIQISIEDKRGEEPRRKDFHYEGGIKSYVEHLNRTKEVIHEEPIFIEGERDDITVEIAIQYNDGFASNIYSFANNIHTHEGGTHESGFKTALTRVINDYARKNSVFKDSDANLSGEDVREGLTAIISIKHPDPQFEGQTKTKLGNSEARQITDTLFSEHLETFLLENPVVARKVVEKGLMAARARMAAKKARELTRRKSALEVSSLPGKLADCSSKDPGISEIYVVEGDSAGGSAKQGRDRHFQAILPLRGKIINVEKARLDKILSNNEIRAIITALGTGIGEDFDLSKARYHKVVIMTDADVDGAHIRTLLLTFFYRYMRQIIEAGYIYIAQPPLYKVQQGKRIQYAYNDKELDRILGEISPTPKPGIQRYKGLGEMNPEQLWETTMDPQSRTLLQVSLQDAIEADETFEILMGDKVEPRRNFIEENAAYVKNLDI
- the gyrA gene encoding DNA gyrase subunit A; the encoded protein is MAETPQSNVQEINISNEMRSSFLDYAMSVIVSRALPDVRDGLKPVHRRILYAMNDLGMTADKAYKKSARIVGEVIGKYHPHGDSAVYDTMVRMAQDFNYRYMLVDGHGNFGSVDGDAAAAMRYTEARMSKISMELIRDINKDTIDYKDNYDGTEREPEVLPARFPNLLVNGSSGIAVGMATNIPPHNLGEVIDAILAVSRDGEITIPELMEYVHGPDFPTAGLIVGRSGIRRAYETGKGSVTMRARVEIEEKSNGKETIIVHEIPYQVNKARLIEKIAELVRDKRIEGITDLRDESDRNGMRIVIEVRKDANANVLLNNLYKQTSLQTSFGINLLALVGGQPKVLNLKQCLVHYLDHQRIVIRRRTEFELRKAEARAHILEGLRIALDHIDEIIALIRRSQTTDIAKEGLMENFSLSDKQAQAILDMRLQRLTGLEREKIEDEYQELVKLINELKAILADDEKVLEIIREELLEIKERFNDSRRSEIVAGGIENIEDEDLIPRENIVVSLTHNGYIKRLPVSTYRSQKRGGRGIQGMGTNGEDFVENLLTTSTHDTILFFTNKGKAYKAKGYEIPEFSRTAKGLPIINLLGVEKDEWINAMIRIEEFVDDWYLFFTTKQGISKRTPVSDFANIRTNGLIAINLREQDELISVRLTDGDKDMIIGTKNGLLIRFPETDVRSMGRTATGVKGINLSDDDHVVGMEILEETNDVLVVTVNGYGKRTPASEYRIQTRGGKGLKTLNVTERNGELVAVKAVTGEEDLMLITAQGVMIRMDVNDISTTGRNTQGVKLIRLQDGEFVSTVAKVEKEDEETTPPVETADDLDPQEQPGDDSEE
- a CDS encoding HD-GYP domain-containing protein codes for the protein MKIKRQDARVGHLVSEDIMGMTSVPLIMKGTVLTDQHIKALRAFNIQELTVESAGDLLKATPPAQQGERDERKVESTPFLTRYMKSVEDYKKEFVKWQSGMAVDIAKIREILLSVLAEVQESPTLIHTVIQVQSKPDYLYHHAMATALLSMLIGKKLGIDDTQSTQLGLGAALSNCGMAKISSIILKKERPLTEREFSEVKMHPVHSYKLIKDSPLLKSETKLAILQHHERYDGTGYPSREKGDRVHLYAQIIGIADIFHAMSSDRLYKTKQPIFKVLDIIRKDHFGQFPPQVVTGLLGLISGLSTGTGVRLTSGHQGKVVFTQSHSPTRPIIKLEGSEELLDLSKQQDVHIAEVLS